The following are encoded in a window of Lichenicola cladoniae genomic DNA:
- a CDS encoding RrF2 family transcriptional regulator — protein MLLRRDRAMIAVLIMLDVAFHAGRAGTVSAADIAERAGLARRGIEPLLQTLSRSSLLESVRGPRGGYRLGRPRRDIRLSEVIETAVSDDAGSEDGPIGELFARVVEPSWKQLDDGLRTQLHDLTLDDLVRRAEGAGLRRPLAEPISFSI, from the coding sequence ATGCTGCTACGGCGCGACAGGGCGATGATTGCAGTGTTGATCATGCTGGATGTTGCTTTCCACGCCGGCCGCGCCGGCACGGTCAGTGCGGCAGATATCGCCGAACGTGCGGGTCTCGCCCGCCGGGGCATCGAGCCCTTGCTGCAGACGCTATCCCGTTCATCGCTGCTGGAAAGCGTCCGCGGGCCGCGCGGCGGCTACCGGCTCGGCCGCCCGCGCCGCGATATCCGCCTGTCGGAAGTGATCGAGACCGCGGTGTCCGACGATGCCGGCAGTGAGGATGGCCCAATCGGCGAGCTGTTCGCCCGGGTCGTGGAGCCGAGCTGGAAGCAGCTCGACGACGGCCTCAGAACGCAGCTGCATGACCTCACGCTTGATGATCTGGTTCGTCGCGCCGAGGGCGCCGGATTGAGACGCCCCCTGGCAGAGCCGATCAGCTTCTCCATATAG
- the cysK gene encoding cysteine synthase A, with the protein MARTERLSTTSSAKLRDPGPVEQGPGFSGFAAPRRRIYDSIVETIGGTPLVRLPRLTKEDELVGDVMLKLEFFNPLGSVKDRIGASMLLEAEWAGTITPGRTVLVEPTSGNTGIALAFVAASRGYRLIVTMPEGASVERRKMLRLMDVQLELTPSRLGMAGAIARAKEILASTPDAWMPRQFDNPSNPDIHARTTAEEIWADTEGGVDMVVAGIGTGGTVTGIARALKPRKPGLKVYGVEPSESAVLNGDEPGPHGIQGIGPGFCPGVLELDVLDGVLTVSEREAIAAARRCARMEGLPIGISSGAALHAALTLAHRPEHAGKQIVVIIPSFAERYLSTSLFAGLG; encoded by the coding sequence ATGGCACGCACCGAACGGCTTTCGACCACTTCCAGCGCGAAACTCCGGGATCCCGGCCCTGTCGAGCAAGGCCCGGGCTTCTCCGGCTTTGCCGCACCACGTCGCCGGATCTACGACAGCATCGTCGAGACGATCGGCGGCACGCCTCTGGTCAGGCTGCCCCGCCTGACCAAGGAAGACGAACTGGTCGGCGACGTCATGCTGAAGCTGGAGTTCTTCAATCCGCTCGGCTCGGTCAAGGACCGGATCGGCGCCTCGATGCTGCTGGAAGCCGAATGGGCCGGCACCATCACCCCCGGCCGCACCGTCCTGGTCGAACCCACCTCCGGCAATACCGGCATCGCGCTGGCGTTCGTCGCGGCTTCGCGCGGCTACCGGCTGATCGTCACCATGCCGGAAGGTGCCTCGGTCGAGCGACGCAAGATGCTGCGGCTGATGGACGTGCAGCTGGAGCTTACCCCGTCGCGGCTCGGCATGGCCGGCGCGATCGCCCGCGCCAAGGAGATCCTGGCCAGTACGCCGGATGCCTGGATGCCGCGCCAGTTCGACAACCCGTCCAATCCCGACATCCACGCCCGCACTACGGCCGAGGAGATCTGGGCCGATACCGAAGGTGGCGTGGACATGGTCGTGGCCGGCATCGGCACCGGGGGCACCGTCACCGGCATTGCCCGCGCCCTCAAGCCGCGCAAGCCTGGCCTGAAGGTCTACGGCGTCGAGCCGTCGGAGAGTGCGGTGCTGAACGGCGACGAGCCGGGGCCGCACGGGATCCAGGGCATCGGGCCCGGCTTCTGCCCGGGCGTGCTCGAGTTGGACGTTCTGGATGGCGTGCTGACCGTGTCGGAGCGTGAGGCGATTGCCGCCGCGCGGCGCTGCGCCCGGATGGAGGGCTTGCCGATCGGTATTTCTTCCGGCGCGGCTCTGCACGCTGCACTCACCCTTGCCCACCGTCCCGAGCATGCCGGCAAGCAGATCGTGGTGATCATCCCCTCGTTTGCAGAGAGATATCTGTCGACCTCCCTCTTCGCCGGCCTCGGCTGA
- a CDS encoding NADPH-dependent assimilatory sulfite reductase hemoprotein subunit, protein MPDQIIAAPKKLSGVETLKESSHGLRGRLAEELAEGGIQVSEDAYNLLKFHGSYEQFDRDTATALKQQKLEKEYQFMVRVRMPGGMLTAAQYLGLDRLADDHANGTLRITTRQGIQFHGIVKGELKPSIAAINHTLLTTLCACGDVVRNLMTTSAPHSDARHRRLRDDAHMLSTALLPKSRSYYEIFLDEQPVAGTDETETLYGETYLPRKFKIGLAVPDDNSADVLANDLAVIALFEPDAEGNDVLLGYNIAVGGGLGMTHNRANTFPRLATPICFVGPDRLLAIVEAVIRLQRDHGDRTDRRRARLKYVVEDNGLVWVKQTLDGYYGGDLEGPRPMPKLHIPELLGWHDQGDGRWWLGVPVSSGRIQDTPTVTLRTALRRVVEQFGVDPIMTAQQDILLSNIQPGDRAAIDALLAEHGVVPATALSTFSRFALACPALPTCGLALTEAERVREPIVESLETLLRRHDLQDRRISLRITGCPNGCARSYSGDIGLVGRIPGHYAIYVGGDFDGQTLSFRLLERVPEARLGEKFGPLFEAWALQGQPDEGFGEFCTRLGRDALLALTGDQEQSAA, encoded by the coding sequence TTGCCCGACCAGATCATCGCAGCACCGAAGAAGCTCTCCGGCGTCGAGACGCTCAAGGAGAGCAGCCATGGCCTGCGCGGTCGCCTGGCTGAGGAGCTTGCGGAAGGCGGCATCCAGGTCAGCGAGGATGCCTACAACCTGCTGAAGTTCCATGGCAGCTACGAGCAGTTCGACCGCGACACGGCCACCGCGCTCAAGCAGCAGAAGCTGGAGAAGGAATACCAGTTCATGGTGCGCGTGCGCATGCCCGGCGGCATGCTCACCGCGGCTCAGTATCTCGGGCTGGACCGGCTGGCGGACGACCACGCCAACGGCACGCTGCGCATCACTACCCGCCAGGGCATCCAGTTCCACGGTATCGTCAAGGGCGAGCTAAAGCCCTCGATCGCGGCGATCAACCACACCTTGCTGACCACGCTGTGTGCGTGCGGCGACGTGGTGCGCAACCTGATGACGACCTCGGCGCCGCACAGCGATGCGCGCCATCGGCGGCTGCGCGACGACGCGCACATGCTGTCGACTGCCCTGCTTCCCAAGAGCCGCAGCTACTACGAGATCTTTCTCGACGAGCAGCCGGTTGCCGGCACCGACGAGACCGAAACGCTGTACGGCGAGACCTACCTGCCGCGAAAGTTCAAGATCGGACTGGCGGTTCCCGACGACAACAGCGCCGACGTGCTCGCCAACGACCTCGCGGTGATCGCGCTGTTCGAGCCGGATGCCGAGGGCAACGATGTCCTCCTCGGCTACAATATCGCGGTCGGCGGCGGGCTCGGCATGACCCACAACCGTGCCAACACCTTCCCGCGGCTGGCGACGCCGATCTGCTTCGTGGGTCCTGACCGGTTGCTGGCGATCGTCGAGGCGGTGATCCGTCTGCAGCGCGACCATGGCGACCGCACCGATCGCCGGCGTGCCCGCCTGAAATACGTGGTCGAGGATAACGGGCTGGTGTGGGTGAAACAGACCCTTGACGGCTATTACGGCGGCGACCTCGAAGGTCCGCGGCCGATGCCGAAGCTGCATATTCCCGAGCTGCTCGGCTGGCATGACCAGGGCGACGGGAGATGGTGGCTCGGCGTTCCGGTATCCTCCGGCCGCATCCAGGATACCCCGACAGTTACGCTGCGGACGGCATTGCGGCGCGTGGTCGAGCAGTTCGGCGTGGATCCGATCATGACCGCGCAGCAGGATATCCTGCTGTCCAACATCCAGCCGGGCGACCGCGCGGCGATCGACGCGCTGCTGGCCGAGCATGGCGTGGTGCCGGCGACTGCGCTGTCGACCTTCTCGCGGTTCGCACTGGCCTGTCCGGCGCTGCCGACCTGCGGACTGGCCCTGACCGAGGCGGAACGGGTGCGCGAGCCGATCGTCGAGAGCCTGGAGACGCTGCTACGCAGGCACGATCTGCAGGATCGCCGCATCAGCCTGCGCATCACCGGCTGCCCGAACGGCTGTGCGCGGTCCTACTCCGGCGATATTGGGCTGGTCGGGCGGATACCCGGTCACTACGCGATCTATGTCGGCGGTGATTTCGACGGTCAGACGCTGTCGTTCCGGCTGCTGGAGCGGGTGCCGGAAGCGAGGCTGGGCGAGAAGTTCGGCCCGTTGTTCGAGGCCTGGGCGCTGCAGGGTCAGCCGGACGAGGGGTTCGGCGAGTTCTGCACCAGGCTCGGCCGGGACGCGCTGCTGGCGCTGACCGGTGACCAGGAGCAAAGCGCCGCCTGA
- a CDS encoding peroxiredoxin — MTIQLGQIAPDFEQDTTLGRIRFHEWLGDSWGVLFSHPKDFTPVCTTELGMVARLGPEWVKRNVKVIGLSVDPLESHHAWEKDIEETQGHGVDFPMIADPDRIVSTLYGMVHPLADASLTVRTVFVIDPNKKVRLSLTYPPSAGRNFDEVLRVIDSLQLTDAHKVTTPANWQSGDDVIIAPSVDDETAKGMFPAGWKTLKPYLRMVKQPIDR; from the coding sequence ATGACGATCCAACTGGGCCAGATTGCCCCCGATTTCGAGCAGGACACCACCCTGGGACGGATACGTTTCCACGAGTGGCTTGGCGATAGCTGGGGCGTGCTGTTCAGTCATCCGAAGGATTTCACCCCGGTTTGCACCACCGAGCTGGGCATGGTCGCACGGTTGGGACCGGAATGGGTGAAGCGGAACGTCAAGGTGATCGGCCTGTCGGTCGATCCGCTCGAGAGCCATCACGCCTGGGAGAAGGACATCGAGGAGACCCAGGGCCACGGGGTCGACTTCCCGATGATCGCCGATCCGGACCGCATCGTGTCGACGCTCTATGGGATGGTGCATCCGCTGGCCGATGCGAGCCTGACCGTCCGCACGGTGTTCGTGATCGACCCGAACAAGAAGGTCCGGCTCAGCCTCACCTATCCGCCATCAGCCGGCCGCAACTTCGATGAAGTGCTGCGGGTGATCGACAGCCTGCAACTCACCGACGCTCACAAGGTGACCACGCCGGCAAACTGGCAGTCTGGCGATGACGTGATCATTGCCCCGAGCGTCGATGACGAAACCGCCAAGGGCATGTTTCCCGCTGGATGGAAGACGCTGAAACCCTATCTACGCATGGTCAAGCAGCCAATCGACCGATAG
- a CDS encoding TonB-dependent receptor domain-containing protein, producing the protein MTRPRYFTLRAGLTGSIAALALAPVLGSAPAFAQIAGTPFAAGATPQTGPTPTENVEVTGSRLRTSNVTSEAPITVVTAKQIEQSSSQTIEDVLKKLPSIGTDGNFATTNNGGNGSSCLDLLNLGINRTLVLVDGRRFVHSAYGTGNDCVDLDTIPIQMVDRIEVLKDGASTIYGADAVAGVINIITKKNFAGTQINLGGNITASGDDKQGDISGLTGFDFAQGRGNFEVSGHYLQRQPVLQKDRDWSDPVVSADNGPGNPYTIGSGFPVNGRYFGSATGTPAENAFASGGGGTVVNGQVVPFVNSYLGANGSTPNINGRYDYGHDTYLSNYESQANLAAETHFDVNDHFTAYASAFYTHKNTETQLSGQPVTGNPNTPTSLIIPQGNPFAEALGVDEALSGYRRSTDLGARQYNTGTDTYQATVGARGNITGNWNYDGYFTYGYSNTTIHETNQINATRLANSLGSDGNPADPFNASLCNAAEGCALFNPFGANAASAAAVNYVRYTASSNAYYQFRDYGGTITNNKLLQLPYGPLGLAVGFEYRQENGAYHPDPFVEAGQSTAAQEFPTGGGFDVGEVFGELNIPILKNLVMAKDLSADVSGRWSDYNTFGGVQNFKAGLNWSPSRDIRFRANLGTSVRQPAISEAFGGSTLSFEQGNDPCGQISSYGALAGTVAANCARKGVPVGFQQAGSGQIATLVGGNPQLTPESSRTYTIGTVLTPRFLKNFSAEIDYYHTSINNSIGEVPVQYVEDQCYTSVNLSSPFCASAGTRNASSQISLASAPEQNLGVTRTNGIDFDMSYLIKLRGHNTLSFTNELVDTIGYTEQLVNGGQFYNLKGTLNTVLGGGLYPVGVPVIRDNFTGTYAHGPFSFSWTVRYIDGMTYNEGGANFSPDAERFYKTNEVFYHDIVATYNFKKIGLVAGIDNLFDRTPPFALDASTNTAPTVYDVLGRFFYARMQVKF; encoded by the coding sequence ATGACACGACCCCGTTACTTCACCCTTCGAGCCGGTTTGACCGGGTCGATCGCGGCGCTTGCGCTGGCGCCGGTACTTGGCTCAGCCCCGGCATTCGCCCAGATCGCCGGCACGCCGTTCGCTGCCGGTGCGACACCGCAGACTGGCCCCACGCCGACCGAGAACGTCGAAGTCACCGGCTCGCGGCTGCGGACCAGCAACGTGACGAGCGAAGCGCCGATCACTGTCGTCACTGCCAAGCAGATCGAGCAGTCCAGCTCGCAGACCATCGAGGACGTGCTCAAAAAGCTCCCGTCGATCGGCACCGATGGCAACTTCGCCACCACCAACAACGGCGGCAACGGGTCGTCCTGCCTCGACCTGCTCAATCTCGGCATCAACCGCACCCTGGTGCTGGTGGACGGGCGCCGCTTTGTCCATTCCGCCTATGGCACCGGCAACGACTGCGTCGATCTCGACACCATCCCGATCCAGATGGTCGACCGCATCGAGGTCTTGAAGGACGGCGCCTCGACCATCTACGGCGCCGACGCGGTCGCCGGCGTCATCAACATCATTACGAAGAAGAATTTCGCCGGCACGCAAATCAACCTCGGCGGCAACATCACCGCGTCAGGTGACGACAAGCAGGGCGACATCTCCGGCCTCACCGGGTTCGACTTCGCGCAAGGCCGCGGCAACTTCGAGGTGAGCGGCCACTACCTGCAACGTCAGCCGGTGCTGCAGAAGGATCGCGACTGGTCCGATCCGGTCGTTTCCGCCGATAACGGTCCTGGCAACCCCTACACGATCGGTTCCGGTTTCCCGGTCAACGGGCGCTATTTCGGCTCGGCAACGGGCACTCCAGCGGAGAACGCCTTCGCATCCGGCGGCGGCGGCACCGTGGTCAACGGCCAGGTCGTTCCGTTCGTCAATAGCTATCTGGGCGCGAACGGCTCCACGCCGAACATCAACGGCCGCTATGATTACGGCCACGACACCTACCTCTCGAACTACGAGTCGCAGGCCAATCTCGCGGCGGAGACGCATTTCGACGTCAACGACCACTTCACCGCTTACGCGTCGGCGTTCTACACCCACAAGAATACCGAGACGCAGCTCTCGGGCCAGCCGGTCACCGGCAATCCGAACACCCCGACGTCGCTGATCATTCCGCAAGGCAACCCGTTTGCCGAGGCGTTGGGCGTCGACGAGGCGCTGAGCGGATATCGCCGCTCGACCGATCTCGGCGCGCGTCAGTACAACACCGGCACGGACACCTACCAGGCGACAGTCGGCGCCCGCGGCAACATTACCGGCAACTGGAACTACGACGGCTACTTCACCTACGGCTATTCCAACACGACCATTCACGAGACCAACCAGATCAACGCCACCAGGCTCGCGAATTCGCTCGGCTCCGACGGCAATCCGGCCGACCCGTTCAATGCCAGCCTCTGCAATGCCGCTGAAGGTTGCGCCTTGTTCAACCCGTTCGGCGCAAATGCAGCCAGCGCTGCGGCCGTCAACTACGTCAGGTACACGGCGAGCTCCAACGCGTACTATCAGTTCCGCGACTATGGGGGCACCATCACCAACAACAAGCTGCTGCAGCTGCCGTATGGTCCGCTCGGTCTGGCAGTCGGCTTCGAGTATCGCCAGGAGAACGGCGCCTATCATCCCGATCCGTTCGTCGAGGCCGGTCAGTCGACTGCGGCTCAGGAGTTTCCGACCGGCGGCGGCTTCGACGTCGGCGAAGTGTTCGGCGAGCTGAACATCCCGATCCTGAAGAACCTCGTGATGGCAAAGGATCTGTCCGCAGATGTGTCCGGTCGTTGGTCCGACTACAACACCTTCGGCGGCGTGCAGAACTTCAAGGCCGGCCTAAACTGGTCTCCGTCCCGGGATATCCGTTTCCGCGCCAACCTGGGCACCTCGGTCCGCCAGCCTGCAATCTCTGAGGCGTTCGGCGGCAGTACTCTCAGCTTCGAGCAGGGTAACGATCCGTGCGGGCAGATCTCCAGCTACGGGGCCCTTGCCGGCACCGTCGCCGCCAACTGCGCCCGGAAAGGTGTTCCCGTCGGCTTCCAGCAGGCCGGTTCCGGCCAGATCGCGACACTGGTTGGCGGCAATCCTCAGCTCACGCCGGAAAGCTCGCGCACCTACACTATCGGCACCGTGCTGACACCGCGCTTCCTTAAGAACTTCTCTGCCGAGATCGACTACTATCATACCTCGATCAACAACTCGATCGGCGAGGTGCCGGTGCAGTATGTCGAGGATCAGTGCTACACGAGCGTCAATCTGAGCAGCCCATTCTGCGCCAGCGCCGGGACGCGTAATGCCTCCAGCCAGATCTCCCTGGCCAGTGCTCCGGAGCAGAATTTAGGTGTGACGCGCACCAATGGCATCGATTTCGATATGAGCTATCTGATCAAGCTGCGCGGCCACAACACGCTGAGCTTCACCAACGAGCTGGTCGACACCATCGGCTACACCGAACAGCTCGTAAACGGCGGTCAGTTCTACAACCTGAAAGGTACGCTCAATACGGTTCTCGGTGGCGGCCTGTATCCGGTCGGCGTGCCGGTGATCCGCGACAACTTCACCGGCACCTACGCGCACGGCCCCTTCAGCTTCAGCTGGACGGTCCGCTACATCGACGGCATGACCTACAACGAAGGCGGGGCGAATTTCAGCCCCGACGCCGAGCGCTTCTATAAGACCAACGAGGTCTTCTACCACGACATCGTGGCCACCTATAACTTCAAGAAGATCGGACTGGTCGCCGGTATCGACAACCTGTTCGATCGCACGCCGCCCTTCGCGCTCGATGCGTCGACCAATACCGCGCCAACCGTCTATGACGTCCTCGGCCGGTTCTTCTATGCAAGGATGCAGGTCAAGTTCTGA
- a CDS encoding OmpA family protein, whose product MTRRIWLLAGVGAVTTMASFADRAAAQPVTGLYGAVAGGANLAQDQTVRLSSQAPSGQLRYGPGLAGLGSVGWGFGNGLRAEIEGNYRRDTLQHFRGTSFPTLAGGNQESYGGMANVLFDMDIGQNWLYPYFGLGVGYAWSHSEMHYAGAESAERIGGTSDGNFAYQGIFGLSVPVPWVVGLSTTLEYRFYSILGPQRFTGDEIGNQGGFGAKAYGRDRGNQDITTNYNHTFLLGVRYELNPAPPPPPPVAPAVPAAPAPAEARTYLVFFDWDRSDLTGRAREIVAQAAQASTHVQTTRIEVDGYTDTSSIHGGVRGASYNQALSVRRAKSVQTELVRDGVPASAIDTHGYGETRPLVATGPNTREPQNRRVEIILR is encoded by the coding sequence ATGACAAGACGGATCTGGTTGCTGGCAGGCGTGGGCGCTGTCACGACGATGGCAAGCTTTGCGGATCGCGCCGCGGCACAGCCGGTTACCGGCCTGTATGGTGCCGTCGCCGGCGGCGCCAACCTGGCTCAGGACCAGACCGTCCGCCTGTCGTCGCAGGCTCCCAGCGGTCAGCTTCGCTACGGTCCCGGCCTGGCTGGCCTCGGCAGTGTCGGGTGGGGCTTCGGCAACGGGCTGCGGGCCGAGATCGAGGGCAACTATCGCCGCGACACCCTGCAGCACTTCCGCGGCACCAGCTTTCCGACGCTGGCCGGCGGAAACCAGGAAAGCTACGGCGGCATGGCCAACGTGCTGTTCGACATGGATATCGGCCAGAACTGGCTCTACCCGTATTTCGGGCTCGGTGTCGGCTATGCCTGGTCGCATTCCGAGATGCACTACGCCGGAGCGGAAAGCGCCGAGCGCATCGGCGGCACCAGCGACGGCAACTTCGCCTACCAGGGCATCTTCGGCCTGTCGGTGCCGGTGCCATGGGTCGTCGGGCTGTCGACCACGCTGGAATACCGCTTCTATTCGATCCTCGGGCCGCAGCGCTTCACCGGCGACGAGATCGGCAACCAGGGCGGGTTCGGTGCCAAGGCTTACGGTCGGGACCGTGGCAACCAGGACATCACCACCAACTACAACCACACCTTCCTGCTCGGCGTTCGCTACGAGCTGAATCCCGCGCCGCCGCCGCCGCCGCCGGTCGCGCCAGCGGTACCGGCAGCGCCGGCACCCGCGGAGGCGCGCACCTACCTGGTGTTCTTCGACTGGGACCGCTCCGACCTCACCGGCCGCGCCCGCGAGATCGTCGCCCAGGCGGCCCAGGCCTCGACCCACGTCCAGACGACGCGGATCGAGGTGGATGGCTATACAGATACCTCATCGATCCATGGCGGCGTGCGTGGTGCCAGCTACAACCAAGCGCTGTCCGTCCGTCGTGCAAAGAGCGTGCAGACCGAACTCGTTCGCGACGGCGTCCCCGCCTCGGCCATCGACACGCACGGCTACGGCGAAACCCGCCCCCTGGTGGCCACCGGCCCGAACACCCGCGAACCCCAGAACCGCCGCGTTGAAATCATTCTCCGCTAG